The stretch of DNA ACCAATCCAGGGGCAAGTACTCCGTccgctataaaatatatgtatttatatattatttaatagagatattttttttaaaaaaaaagacattggTGTCTCATGGTTGGAGTGGTGCCATGGAGATTAGTTAAGGGTACGATAGGAATACATTTGAACGGAGAATGGTCGATGGCATAAGTAATACTAGCAATTGCTATAAATGCCGTTTTGAACATTAGAAATTACTTACATCTTGGAATGGatataatatattagaaataaaatcttttaaaatgataaaagatcaaatttaaaatattcctTTTGCTGGGAAGGATGTCAGAAATTAAATATACTCTTTAAACAAAACGAGGATCAACCCAGTGACAAatgtataataataaaaattctaaaatttaaacaaagaAATGATCAATCTAGATACAAATGCACGAGAAGTCAAAATTACAAAGAACGACCAACCTTGACAAGTAtacgaaaaatcaaaattttgtgacaagtaataaaaaagaatcaaaactGACAAGTatactgaaataaaaaaaatttaaacaaatacatgacaagtatggaaaaaaaaagaaacagattcaagatttcaaaattttttgacaagTACACGAGAAACCAAAGCTACAAATTTAAGCAAAGTGAAAATCCCAAAAAAAGCAGGTATACGAGACATCAAAggtataaatcaaattttcaaataagtttgaaaagtttatgaataaaaaatattttgaaaaaaaatgtgtctaTGACAAAATCATGACaagtatggaaaaaaaagaaacagattCAAGATTTTTTGACAAATACACGAGAAACCAAAGctacaaatttaaggtttaaaaagtttatgaattcaaataagtaaaaaaatatttgctgGCTGTGGGGTTCGAACCCACGCGCACTTCAGTGCAGAAGATCTTAAGTCTTCCCCCTTAACCACTCGGGCAAACCAgctatttagttttttctttcccaCCTCTTTACATCAACTTAATTACACGCATACTTAATCTAATGTGAGAAGGCGTATTTTTCTCCTCGTCTCTTCTCCACCACGGACCCCGCACGCACAAATCAGTTTCGCCGCCGCAGTCGCCACTCTCCGGCGAGCCAGCCAtgtccggcggcggctgcagcgTCCGCGCAATCTGGATCCTCACGCCGCACGACGCCGTCGCCTTCTCCAGGTACACCCCCCTTCAAACCCTGAAGGAGAGGACGCTCGAGCTCCGTCGCGGCGAGATTTGGCGCTCCTGATCCCAGTAGCTAGCTCacgttccttttttttccccctcctACTGTTAGGAGATTCGCGGTGGTGGAGAAGCGGTGGCGGACCGCGTGGGAgacggagggcggcggcggggatgggGACGTGACGGGCGCGGAGATGCCGCTGCCGGCTGACTACGAGGTCGCCGCTGCCTTTGCTGAGCGCCGGAGAAGGTTTTGCCCTAATTTTGTCCACCCTCTCTCCTGCATTATGATCTGGTGAATTAGCATGGATGTTACTGAATTTGGTTTAGTAGTTAGAGATTTTTTCGATACAACAATGTTTACTGACCAAACCATCTGATGATTCACAGCGGAATAATACATCGAGCGCAACAAACTAGAAATTTCAACTATACTGGTGTTATATAGTTCATTTTGTTGAGTTTTGATGATTTAGAGGCATAGCTGTATAAACTCATGTTAGAAACAGTCATGACAAGCCTTTGAATATGGCATTGTGCAGGGAAGGCACCGCCCGCGGTTCTGGAATCCGTACAAGCATATCATCTGTCGGGTCGGATTCGTGGGTTGATGATCCGATCACCCGCCATATTATATCGCTTCATATCGATAaagaggaaggagaggggTTTATGCTGTGGCCTGTGGTTCTTCAGAAGCGTGGAAGCTATTATATCCTTGTTCTGCCTCTGGTGGATCCGCAATCATTTAAAGCATATGAAAGCCTCTTGAAAAGGTCTGACTGTGGGAGTTCTGCCAAGGAGAAGGGCAATCTTTCTTCCATTCTGCTCAATCTTCCATGCATAACAGGGTAATGTAAGTTTACCTGCCTATCATGAATGCATATTAATTTGGTTTCAGTTTCACCTTCCACTGTAGCATCTCATCATCACTTCAAGATTTCATTGAAATGCTTTTGCCAGTGCTATGCTTGTATAATCATCAACTAATTTATGATGATGTCTCATTTATGTTCATGTCACACTCTTACTCCTCATGTTCCATGGTAGGGCATTAATGGTTGCACAGGTTATTGGGGACATAATTACCGGTGACACTGCTGAGACTGAAGTGATCGTTAGTACTGGCCCCTCTGTTGGTGGTCTGTTAGATTCATTGACAGGAAGTATAGGTATTTCATCCCGACCAAAACCTATTGCTGCACCAGTTGCAGCCCCAACAGCATCAGTTTCCTCACCTGTTGGTGCTCCTCAGCTGGAGTCTCTTAAAGGTGGTGTGAGACCTTTTGACAAGGATTTACTGCGGAACTTCATCCTTGGTGCAATGCCTTTTGGTTAGTATTAAGTATTAACAGAGCCTTCTTTCATGGAGCCAACTTTTTAATGCTCATCTAGCTACTTCATGAATCTGTTTATGCATTAGCCAACTTAGCTAACAATAGAATTTGACAGGAACACCTCAGGATCTTAATTATGCCAACGTTACTTCGATAAGAACAACGGGGTTTTCTGCTGACCCTCTACCTACAGACCAGAAACAGCCTGCCTGGAAGCCTTTTCTGTACAAGGGGAGGCAAAGGACTCTCTTCTCAA from Oryza brachyantha chromosome 12, ObraRS2, whole genome shotgun sequence encodes:
- the LOC102717309 gene encoding AP-5 complex subunit mu translates to MSGGGCSVRAIWILTPHDAVAFSRRFAVVEKRWRTAWETEGGGGDGDVTGAEMPLPADYEVAAAFAERRRREGTARGSGIRTSISSVGSDSWVDDPITRHIISLHIDKEEGEGFMLWPVVLQKRGSYYILVLPLVDPQSFKAYESLLKRSDCGSSAKEKGNLSSILLNLPCITGALMVAQVIGDIITGDTAETEVIVSTGPSVGGLLDSLTGSIGISSRPKPIAAPVAAPTASVSSPVGAPQLESLKGGVRPFDKDLLRNFILGAMPFGTPQDLNYANVTSIRTTGFSADPLPTDQKQPAWKPFLYKGRQRTLFSSLETLNAALYDRDDVQDFLTVSGQVTCRAELEGLPDVSLPLSGLKAACVEVSSFHHCVQTSEPTDDKQTLIFQPPLGNFVLMHYQASCNMDPPVKGFYQLSMVSENEGAFLFKLRLMEGYKSPFIMEFCMVTMPFPRRRVASYDGNPSVGTVSMTEHSIEWRIVSSGRGLSGRSIEATFSGTVRFHPITTQRVNSSFRSLSSSAFVEDSDSEDNTKNGANLDDYLMAKMNKDLQAVDLEEPLSWQAYNYAKVSFKIVGGTLSGLTIDPKSVTIYPSVKAPVEYSVQASSGDYILWNTLGKCPSAALPKEL